The Candidatus Binatia bacterium DNA window CCGGCTCCGCGAGTCGCTGCCTCCGGAAGAACGCGCGGCCGCGGCGCGACGGCGCGAGAACGCGGCTACCTTCCGCGAGGCGCTGGGACGCCCGGTCGTCGGGCTGGTGCTCGTCCTCTTCTTCGTGACGACGCTCTGCTTCTCGGGAATGGAGGCGATCCTCGCGCTCTTCTGCGAGCGGTTCTTCGCCTGGGGGCCGCACCAGATCGGATACCTGTTCGCCTACGTCGGCATCGTCGCCGCGGTGATGCAGGCCGGGATCGTCGGCGCCCTGGCCAAGCGGTTCGGCGAACGCGCCCTGGTGCGGGCGGGGCTGATCTTGATGGGAGCGGCGTTCATCACTGCGGGGATCGTTCCCCCGCTCGCGGTCCACGACCCGACGCACGTCGTGGCCGGCGTGCTGGCCACCTTCTTCGCGGTCATGGGCGTGATCGCGATCGGATCGGGACTCACCACCCCTTCCCTCTCCTCCCTCGTGTCGCTCGCCACGCCGGCGGACGAGCAGGGAGGAATCCTCGGGGTCTATCAGTCGCTGGGAAGCCTGGGCCGCGCGACCGGACCCTTTCTGGGCGGACTGGCCTTCGACGTCATCAGCCCCGGCGCGCCGCTCTGGATGGCGGGGTCGGTGATGGTGATCGCGTCGTTCGTCGCCGCGCGGATCTCGTTACGGAAGACCACGTAGCGCTCGGGCTTTCTCCTCGAACGCCGCGCGCCTTGTGGGAAACGCCGCGAGGGACTATGATGCGGACGCTCCAGAATCGCTAATCGCTTCGATCGGCCGCGAGTCGCGGTG harbors:
- a CDS encoding MFS transporter, which translates into the protein MPSTSSPRTPGAGSRVVLFFTVFIHLLGFGIIIPLLPYYAEHFGASGLTVGLLTTSFSLAQFLFAPIWGRLSDRIGRRPVLLGSLILTGVSYLVFAVSTSLPMLFLSRIFAGIAGATLSTAQAYIADTTTAENRTKGMGMIGAAFGMGFIFGPAMGGVLSKWGFSVPAYAAAGLATVAFFFALFRLRESLPPEERAAAARRRENAATFREALGRPVVGLVLVLFFVTTLCFSGMEAILALFCERFFAWGPHQIGYLFAYVGIVAAVMQAGIVGALAKRFGERALVRAGLILMGAAFITAGIVPPLAVHDPTHVVAGVLATFFAVMGVIAIGSGLTTPSLSSLVSLATPADEQGGILGVYQSLGSLGRATGPFLGGLAFDVISPGAPLWMAGSVMVIASFVAARISLRKTT